Proteins from a single region of Callithrix jacchus isolate 240 chromosome 12, calJac240_pri, whole genome shotgun sequence:
- the ITGAX gene encoding integrin alpha-X precursor (The RefSeq protein has 1 substitution compared to this genomic sequence) has translation MTRTRAALLLFTALATSLGFNLETEQLTAFRVDSAGFGDSVVQYANSWVVVGAPHEMTAANQTGGLYQCSYSTGACQPISLQVPPEAVNMSLGLSLAATTSPSQLLACGPTMHHACGRNMYLTGLCFLLAPAHLTQRLPVSMQECPRQEQDIVFLIDGSGSILYNNFAMMKSFVRAVMSHFQRPSTQFSLMQFSSKFKTHFTFEEFRESSNPLSLLASVDQLGGYTHTATAIQKVVKELFLASNGARREATKILIVITDGKKEGDWLDYDDVIPMADKAGIIRYAIGVGSAFQNRNSWKELNDIASKPSQEHIFKVEDFDALKDIQNQLKEKIFAIEGTETTSSSSFELEMAQEGFSAVFSPDGPILGAVGSFSWSGGAFLYPSNMNPTFINMSQENVDMRDSYLGYSTQLALWKGVQSLVLGAPRYQHTGKAVIFTQVSRRWRMKAEVTGTQIGSYFGASLCSVDMDSDGSTDLILIGAPHYYEQTRGGQVSVCPLPRGWSRWWCNAVLRGEQGHPWGRFGAALTVLGDVNGDKLMDVAIGAPGEEEDRGAVYLFHGDSGPSISPSYSQRITGSQLSSRLQYFGQALSGGQDLTQDGLVDLAVGARGQVLLLRTRPVLWVRASMQFIPAEIPRSVFECQEQEVSDQPLGYASICLYIDNISKNLLRSRDLQSSVTLDLALDPGRLSPRATFQETKSRSLSRVQVLGLQTHCENFNLLLPACVEDSVTPITLRLNFTLVGEPLPYFRNLQPMLATDAQRYFTASLPFEKNCGADHICQDDLGISFSFPGLKTLLVGSNLELNAEVMVWNDGEDSYGTTITFSHPGGLSFRHVAEGQKQGQLRSLRLTCDSAPAGSQGIWSTSCRINHVIFRGGAQITFLATFDISPKAVLGDQLLLVANVSSENNTPRTSKTTFQLELPVKYAVYTVASSHEQSTKYFNFSAAEEKESRVATHRYQVNNLGQRDLPVSINLWVPVELNQEAVWTEVEISHPQDPSLQCSSEKIAPPVSDFLVHIQKNPVLDCTIAGCLRFRCDVPSFSVQEELDFTLKGNLSFGWVRQTSQKKVSVVSVAEITFDTSVYSQLPGQEAFMSAQTMTVLEKYKIHNPTPLIVGSSVGGLLLLALITAALYKVGFFKRQYKEMMEEANGQIAPENRTSDPQPAQ, from the exons cctTAGCGACTTCCCTGGGTTTCAACTTGGAGACAGAGCAGCTGACAGCCTTCCGTGTGGACAGCGCTGGGTTTGGAGACAGCGTGGTCCAGTACGCGAACTCCTG GGTGGTGGTTGGAGCCCCCCACGAGATGACGGCTGCCAATCAAACAGGAGGCCTCTACCAGTGCAGCTACAGCACCGGGGCCTGTCAGCCCATCAGCCTGCAGG TCCCCCCGGAGGCAGTGAACATGTCCCTGGGCCTGTCCCTGGCGGCTACCACCAGCCCCTCCCAACTGCTG GCCTGCGGCCCCACCATGCACCACGCATGCGGGAGGAACATGTACCTAACTGGACTCTGCTTCCTCCTGGCCCCTGCCCACCTCACCCAGAGGCTCCCAGTGTCTATGCAGG AGTGCCCGAGACAGGAGCAGGACATTGTGTTCCTGATCGATGGCTCGGGCAGCATCTTATACAACAACTTTGCCATGATGAAGAGCTTCGTGAGAGCTGTGATGAGCCACTTCCAGAGACCCAGCACCCAA TTTTCCCTGATGCAGTTCTCCAGCAAATTCAAAACACACTTCACTTTCGAGGAATTCAGGGAGAGCTCAAACCCCCTCAGCCTGTTGGCTTCTGTTGACCAGCTGGGAGGATACACACACACGGCCACCGCCATCCAAAAAGTTGT GAAAGAATTGTTCCTTGCCTCAAATGGGGCCCGCAGAGAGGCCACCAAGATCCTCATTGTCATCACTGATGGGAAGAAAGAAGGCGACTGGCTGGACTATGATGATGTCATCCCCATGGCGGACAAAGCAGGCATCATCCGCTATGCAATTGGG GTTGGTTCAGCTTTTCAAAACAGAAATTCCTGGAAAGAATTAAATGACATTGCATCGAAGCCCTCCCAGGAacacatatttaaagtggagGACTTTGATGCTCTGAAAGATATTCAGAACCAACTGAAGGAGAAGATCTTTGCCATTGAGG GTACCGAGACTACAAGCAGTAGCTCCTTTGAATTGGAGATGGCACAGGAAGGCTTCAGTGCTGTGTTCTCACCT GATGGCCCCATCCTGGGGGCTGTGGGGAGCTTCAGCTGGTCTGGAGGTGCCTTCCTGTACCCCTCAAATATGAACCCCACCTTCATCAACATGTCTCAGGAGAATGTGGACATGAGGGACTCTTACCTGG GTTACTCCACCCAGTTGGCCCTGTGGAAGGGGGTACAGAGCCTGGTCCTGGGGGCCCCCCGCTACCAGCACACCGGGAAGGCTGTCATCTTCACCCAGGTGTCCAGGCGATGGAGGATGAAGGCCGAGGTCACAGGGACCCAG ATAGGCTCCTACTTTGGGGCCTCCCTCTGCTCTGTGGACATGGACAGCGATGGCAGCACCGACCTGATCCTCATCGGGGCCCCGCATTACTATGAGCAGACCCGAGGGGGCCAGGTGTCCGTGTGCCCCTTGCCCAGGGGG TGGAGCAGGTGGTGGTGTAATGCGGTTCTCCGAGGGGAGCAGGGCCACCCCTGGGGCCGCTTTGGGGCAGCTCTGACAGTACTGGGGGACGTGAATGGGGACAAGCTGATGGATGTGGCCATCGGGGCCCCAGGAGAGGAGGAGGACCGGGGTGCTGTCTACCTGTTTCACGGAGACTCGGGACCCAGCATCAGCCCCTCCTACAGCCAG CGGATCACGGGCTCCCAGCTCTCCTCCAGGCTGCAGTATTTTGGGCAGGCGCTGAGCGGGGGTCAGGACCTCACCCAGGATGGGCTAGTGGACCTGGCGGTGGGGGCCCGGGGCCAGGTGCTCCTGCTCAG GACCAGACCTGTGCTCTGGGTGAGGGCAAGCATGCAGTTCATACCTGCTGAGATCCCCCGGTCTGTGTTTGAGTGTCAGGAGCAGGAGGTCTCTGACCAGCCCCTGGGATATGCCAGCATCTGCCTTTACATTGACAACATTTCCAAGAACCTGCTCAGGAGCC GTGACCTCcaaagctctgtgaccttggacctGGCCCTTGACCCTGGCCGCCTGAGTCCCCGTGCCACTTTCCAAGAAACAAAGAGCCGGAGTCTGAGCCGAGTCCAAGTCCTCGGGCTGCAGACACACTGTGAAAACTTCAATCTGCTGCTCCCG GCCTGCGTGGAGGACTCTGTGACTCCCATCACCTTGCGTCTGAACTTCACACTGGTGGGCGAGCCCCTCCCTTACTTCAGAAACCTGCAGCCTATGCTGGCCACTGATGCTCAGAGATACTTCACAGCCTCC CTTCCCTTTGAGAAGAACTGTGGAGCCGACCATATCTGCCAGGATGATCTCGGCATCTCCTTCAGCTTCCCAGG CTTGAAGACCTTGCTGGTGGGGAGTAACCTGGAGCTAAATGCAGAAGTGATGGTGTGGAACGACGGGGAAGACTCCTACGGAACCACCATCACCTTCTCCCACCCGGGGGGACTGTCCTTCCGCCACGTGGCAGAGGGCCAG AAACAGGGACAGCTGCGCTCCCTGCGCCTGACATGTGACAGCGCCCCAGCTGGGAGCCAGGGCATCTGGAGCATCAGCTGCAGAATCAACCACGTCATCTTCCGTGGCGGCGCCCAG ATCACCTTCTTGGCTACCTTTGACATCTCCCCCAAGGCTGTCCTGGGAGACCAGCTGCTTCTGGTAGCCAATGTGAGCAG tGAGAACAACACCCCCAGGACCAGCAAGACCACCTTCCAGCTGGAGCTCCCAGTGAAGTATGCTGTCTACACTGTGGCCAGCAG CCATGAACAATCCACCAAGTACTTCAACTTCTCAGCCGCCGAGGAGAAGGAAAGCCGTGTGGCCACACACAGATACCAG GTCAACAACCTTGGACAGAGGGACTTGCCTGTCAGCATCAACCTCTGGGTGCCTGTGGAGCTGAACCAGGAGGCTGTGTGGACGGAGGTGGAGATCTCCCATCCCCAG GACCCATCCCTTCAGTGCTCCTCCGAGAAAATCGCACCCCCAGTGTCTGACTTCCTGGTGCACATTCAGAAGAATCCTGTGCTG GACTGCACCATTGCCGGCTGCCTGCGGTTCCGCTGTGACGTCCCCTCCTTCAGCGTCCAGGAGGAGCTGGACTTCACCCTGAAGGGCAACCTCAGCTTTGGCTGGGTCCGCCAG ACGTCGCAGAAGAAGGTATCGGTAGTGAGTGTGGCTGAAATTACATTCGACACATCCGTGTACTCCCAGCTTCCGGGACAGGAGGCATTTATGAGCGCTCAG ACGATGACGGTGCTGGAGAAGTACAAGATCCACAACCCCACTCCCCTCATTGTGGGCAGCTCCGTGGGGGGTCTGCTGCTGCTGGCGCTCATAACAGCCGCACTGTACAAA GTTGGCTTTTTCAAGCGTCAGTACAAGGAAATGATGGAGGAGGCAAATGGACAAATTGCCCCAGAAAACAGGACATCAGACCCCCAGCCTGCCCAGTGA
- the ITGAX gene encoding integrin alpha-X isoform X1, with translation MTAANQTGGLYQCSYSTGACQPISLQVPPEAVNMSLGLSLAATTSPSQLLACGPTMHHACGRNMYLTGLCFLLAPAHLTQRLPVSMQECPRQEQDIVFLIDGSGSILYNNFAMMKSFVRAVMSHFQRPSTQFSLMQFSSKFKTHFTFEEFRESSNPLSLLASVDQLGGYTHTATAIQKVVKELFLASNGARREATKILIVITDGKKEGDWLDYDDVIPMADKAGIIRYAIGVGSAFQNRNSWKELNDIASKPSQEHIFKVEDFDALKDIQNQLKEKIFAIEGTETTSSSSFELEMAQEGFSAVFSPDGPILGAVGSFSWSGGAFLYPSNMNPTFINMSQENVDMRDSYLGYSTQLALWKGVQSLVLGAPRYQHTGKAVIFTQVSRRWRMKAEVTGTQIGSYFGASLCSVDMDSDGSTDLILIGAPHYYEQTRGGQVSVCPLPRGWSRWWCNAVLRGEQGHPWGRFGAALTVLGDVNGDKLMDVAIGAPGEEEDRGAVYLFHGDSGPSISPSYSQRITGSQLSSRLQYFGQALSGGQDLTQDGLVDLAVGARGQVLLLRTRPVLWVRASMQFIPAEIPRSVFECQEQEVSDQPLGYASICLYIDNISKNLLRSRDLQSSVTLDLALDPGRLSPRATFQETKSRSLSRVQVLGLQTHCENFNLLLPACVEDSVTPITLRLNFTLVGEPLPYFRNLQPMLATDAQRYFTASLPFEKNCGADHICQDDLGISFSFPGLKTLLVGSNLELNAEVMVWNDGEDSYGTTITFSHPGGLSFRHVAEGQKQGQLRSLRLTCDSAPAGSQGIWSISCRINHVIFRGGAQITFLATFDISPKAVLGDQLLLVANVSSENNTPRTSKTTFQLELPVKYAVYTVASSHEQSTKYFNFSAAEEKESRVATHRYQVNNLGQRDLPVSINLWVPVELNQEAVWTEVEISHPQDPSLQCSSEKIAPPVSDFLVHIQKNPVLDCTIAGCLRFRCDVPSFSVQEELDFTLKGNLSFGWVRQTSQKKVSVVSVAEITFDTSVYSQLPGQEAFMSAQTMTVLEKYKIHNPTPLIVGSSVGGLLLLALITAALYKVGFFKRQYKEMMEEANGQIAPENRTSDPQPAQ, from the exons ATGACGGCTGCCAATCAAACAGGAGGCCTCTACCAGTGCAGCTACAGCACCGGGGCCTGTCAGCCCATCAGCCTGCAGG TCCCCCCGGAGGCAGTGAACATGTCCCTGGGCCTGTCCCTGGCGGCTACCACCAGCCCCTCCCAACTGCTG GCCTGCGGCCCCACCATGCACCACGCATGCGGGAGGAACATGTACCTAACTGGACTCTGCTTCCTCCTGGCCCCTGCCCACCTCACCCAGAGGCTCCCAGTGTCTATGCAGG AGTGCCCGAGACAGGAGCAGGACATTGTGTTCCTGATCGATGGCTCGGGCAGCATCTTATACAACAACTTTGCCATGATGAAGAGCTTCGTGAGAGCTGTGATGAGCCACTTCCAGAGACCCAGCACCCAA TTTTCCCTGATGCAGTTCTCCAGCAAATTCAAAACACACTTCACTTTCGAGGAATTCAGGGAGAGCTCAAACCCCCTCAGCCTGTTGGCTTCTGTTGACCAGCTGGGAGGATACACACACACGGCCACCGCCATCCAAAAAGTTGT GAAAGAATTGTTCCTTGCCTCAAATGGGGCCCGCAGAGAGGCCACCAAGATCCTCATTGTCATCACTGATGGGAAGAAAGAAGGCGACTGGCTGGACTATGATGATGTCATCCCCATGGCGGACAAAGCAGGCATCATCCGCTATGCAATTGGG GTTGGTTCAGCTTTTCAAAACAGAAATTCCTGGAAAGAATTAAATGACATTGCATCGAAGCCCTCCCAGGAacacatatttaaagtggagGACTTTGATGCTCTGAAAGATATTCAGAACCAACTGAAGGAGAAGATCTTTGCCATTGAGG GTACCGAGACTACAAGCAGTAGCTCCTTTGAATTGGAGATGGCACAGGAAGGCTTCAGTGCTGTGTTCTCACCT GATGGCCCCATCCTGGGGGCTGTGGGGAGCTTCAGCTGGTCTGGAGGTGCCTTCCTGTACCCCTCAAATATGAACCCCACCTTCATCAACATGTCTCAGGAGAATGTGGACATGAGGGACTCTTACCTGG GTTACTCCACCCAGTTGGCCCTGTGGAAGGGGGTACAGAGCCTGGTCCTGGGGGCCCCCCGCTACCAGCACACCGGGAAGGCTGTCATCTTCACCCAGGTGTCCAGGCGATGGAGGATGAAGGCCGAGGTCACAGGGACCCAG ATAGGCTCCTACTTTGGGGCCTCCCTCTGCTCTGTGGACATGGACAGCGATGGCAGCACCGACCTGATCCTCATCGGGGCCCCGCATTACTATGAGCAGACCCGAGGGGGCCAGGTGTCCGTGTGCCCCTTGCCCAGGGGG TGGAGCAGGTGGTGGTGTAATGCGGTTCTCCGAGGGGAGCAGGGCCACCCCTGGGGCCGCTTTGGGGCAGCTCTGACAGTACTGGGGGACGTGAATGGGGACAAGCTGATGGATGTGGCCATCGGGGCCCCAGGAGAGGAGGAGGACCGGGGTGCTGTCTACCTGTTTCACGGAGACTCGGGACCCAGCATCAGCCCCTCCTACAGCCAG CGGATCACGGGCTCCCAGCTCTCCTCCAGGCTGCAGTATTTTGGGCAGGCGCTGAGCGGGGGTCAGGACCTCACCCAGGATGGGCTAGTGGACCTGGCGGTGGGGGCCCGGGGCCAGGTGCTCCTGCTCAG GACCAGACCTGTGCTCTGGGTGAGGGCAAGCATGCAGTTCATACCTGCTGAGATCCCCCGGTCTGTGTTTGAGTGTCAGGAGCAGGAGGTCTCTGACCAGCCCCTGGGATATGCCAGCATCTGCCTTTACATTGACAACATTTCCAAGAACCTGCTCAGGAGCC GTGACCTCcaaagctctgtgaccttggacctGGCCCTTGACCCTGGCCGCCTGAGTCCCCGTGCCACTTTCCAAGAAACAAAGAGCCGGAGTCTGAGCCGAGTCCAAGTCCTCGGGCTGCAGACACACTGTGAAAACTTCAATCTGCTGCTCCCG GCCTGCGTGGAGGACTCTGTGACTCCCATCACCTTGCGTCTGAACTTCACACTGGTGGGCGAGCCCCTCCCTTACTTCAGAAACCTGCAGCCTATGCTGGCCACTGATGCTCAGAGATACTTCACAGCCTCC CTTCCCTTTGAGAAGAACTGTGGAGCCGACCATATCTGCCAGGATGATCTCGGCATCTCCTTCAGCTTCCCAGG CTTGAAGACCTTGCTGGTGGGGAGTAACCTGGAGCTAAATGCAGAAGTGATGGTGTGGAACGACGGGGAAGACTCCTACGGAACCACCATCACCTTCTCCCACCCGGGGGGACTGTCCTTCCGCCACGTGGCAGAGGGCCAG AAACAGGGACAGCTGCGCTCCCTGCGCCTGACATGTGACAGCGCCCCAGCTGGGAGCCAGGGCATCTGGAGCATCAGCTGCAGAATCAACCACGTCATCTTCCGTGGCGGCGCCCAG ATCACCTTCTTGGCTACCTTTGACATCTCCCCCAAGGCTGTCCTGGGAGACCAGCTGCTTCTGGTAGCCAATGTGAGCAG tGAGAACAACACCCCCAGGACCAGCAAGACCACCTTCCAGCTGGAGCTCCCAGTGAAGTATGCTGTCTACACTGTGGCCAGCAG CCATGAACAATCCACCAAGTACTTCAACTTCTCAGCCGCCGAGGAGAAGGAAAGCCGTGTGGCCACACACAGATACCAG GTCAACAACCTTGGACAGAGGGACTTGCCTGTCAGCATCAACCTCTGGGTGCCTGTGGAGCTGAACCAGGAGGCTGTGTGGACGGAGGTGGAGATCTCCCATCCCCAG GACCCATCCCTTCAGTGCTCCTCCGAGAAAATCGCACCCCCAGTGTCTGACTTCCTGGTGCACATTCAGAAGAATCCTGTGCTG GACTGCACCATTGCCGGCTGCCTGCGGTTCCGCTGTGACGTCCCCTCCTTCAGCGTCCAGGAGGAGCTGGACTTCACCCTGAAGGGCAACCTCAGCTTTGGCTGGGTCCGCCAG ACGTCGCAGAAGAAGGTATCGGTAGTGAGTGTGGCTGAAATTACATTCGACACATCCGTGTACTCCCAGCTTCCGGGACAGGAGGCATTTATGAGCGCTCAG ACGATGACGGTGCTGGAGAAGTACAAGATCCACAACCCCACTCCCCTCATTGTGGGCAGCTCCGTGGGGGGTCTGCTGCTGCTGGCGCTCATAACAGCCGCACTGTACAAA GTTGGCTTTTTCAAGCGTCAGTACAAGGAAATGATGGAGGAGGCAAATGGACAAATTGCCCCAGAAAACAGGACATCAGACCCCCAGCCTGCCCAGTGA